In Pelosinus sp. IPA-1, a single genomic region encodes these proteins:
- a CDS encoding alpha/beta hydrolase: protein MSTTEELVCIPAGAVVIEGVLTIPDRAKGLVLFAHGSGSSRNSPRNNFVARVLNEKRMGTLLMDLLTPDEDQNYATRLDIKLLAQRLIETTIWVKNHSQNQSLPLGYFGASTGAAAALQAAASFGSSIDAVVSRGGRPDLAGKDLSHVQAPVLLIVGGHDLEVIELNEQAFEQLPNTKKLAIVPNATHLFEEPGTLEQVAHLASNWFEKYLFVRNLSN, encoded by the coding sequence ATGAGCACTACGGAAGAATTGGTCTGTATACCGGCGGGAGCAGTAGTCATAGAGGGAGTACTCACCATACCAGACAGGGCCAAAGGTTTAGTGTTATTTGCCCATGGCAGCGGCAGCAGCCGTAATAGCCCCCGAAATAATTTTGTCGCCAGAGTACTAAATGAAAAAAGAATGGGTACTTTGCTAATGGATCTCCTTACTCCTGATGAAGATCAAAACTACGCAACACGTTTGGATATTAAGCTACTGGCGCAACGTCTAATAGAAACTACTATTTGGGTGAAAAATCATTCTCAAAACCAAAGCTTGCCACTAGGTTATTTCGGAGCTAGCACTGGGGCAGCGGCCGCATTGCAAGCGGCTGCAAGCTTTGGATCATCAATCGATGCAGTAGTATCTCGGGGCGGGCGGCCCGATTTAGCAGGAAAAGATTTAAGCCATGTACAAGCACCTGTACTGCTTATAGTAGGAGGTCATGATTTAGAAGTGATTGAACTGAATGAGCAAGCCTTCGAACAACTGCCAAATACCAAAAAACTAGCAATCGTACCAAATGCTACCCACTTGTTTGAGGAGCCAGGTACTCTGGAACAGGTAGCTCACCTTGCCTCAAATTGGTTTGAAAAGTACCTATTCGTTAGAAATTTATCTAATTAA